The following proteins are encoded in a genomic region of Nicoliella spurrieriana:
- a CDS encoding ABC transporter ATP-binding protein, whose protein sequence is MEKKNAPVILNVEHLKQYFNITKKDAVKAVDDISFHIFKGETFGLVGESGSGKTTTGRAIIRLYEPTAGKITFEDEDVSKLKSKAQLQKFRRDIQMIFQDPYASLNPRMKVRDIIAEGIDINHLAKDENDRNQQVDELLQTVGLSKEHATRYPHEFSGGQRQRIGIARALAVKPKFIIADEPISALDVSIQAQVVNLLKKLQNERDLTFLFIAHDLSMVKYISDRIGVMHYGKMLEIADSDELYAHPLHDYTRSLLSSVPFPDPEYERNRKVIDYDDAEEHDGKERSMVEIAPGHFVSASEDEIPKYQQRLNESPLFDD, encoded by the coding sequence ATGGAGAAGAAAAATGCACCGGTGATTTTGAACGTGGAACATCTCAAACAGTATTTTAATATCACCAAGAAGGATGCCGTTAAGGCCGTTGATGATATTAGCTTTCACATTTTTAAGGGTGAAACCTTTGGATTAGTGGGGGAATCTGGTTCCGGTAAGACAACGACCGGCCGGGCGATTATTCGGTTGTACGAACCCACAGCGGGGAAGATCACCTTTGAAGATGAAGATGTTTCTAAGCTGAAGTCTAAGGCTCAGCTACAAAAATTCCGTCGTGATATTCAAATGATTTTCCAAGATCCCTACGCTTCTTTGAATCCACGGATGAAGGTCCGTGATATCATTGCTGAAGGAATCGACATTAACCACCTGGCAAAGGATGAAAATGATCGTAACCAACAGGTCGATGAACTATTACAAACCGTTGGGTTAAGTAAGGAACACGCTACCCGTTATCCCCACGAATTTTCAGGGGGGCAACGGCAACGGATTGGGATTGCCCGGGCGCTTGCGGTTAAGCCGAAGTTCATCATTGCTGATGAACCCATTTCAGCCCTGGACGTTTCAATTCAAGCCCAGGTCGTGAACCTGCTTAAGAAGTTGCAAAATGAACGCGACTTGACCTTCTTGTTCATTGCCCATGATCTCTCAATGGTTAAATACATTAGTGATCGTATCGGGGTAATGCACTATGGTAAAATGCTAGAGATTGCGGATTCCGATGAACTATATGCGCATCCATTGCATGACTATACCCGGAGTTTATTATCATCCGTTCCGTTCCCGGATCCCGAATACGAACGGAATCGGAAGGTCATCGACTATGATGATGCTGAAGAACATGATGGTAAGGAACGTTCGATGGTTGAAATCGCACCTGGCCACTTCGTTAGTGCTTCAGAAGATGAAATTCCTAAGTATCAGCAACGTTTGAACGAAAGTCCATTGTTTGACGATTAA